Within the Comamonadaceae bacterium OTU4NAUVB1 genome, the region TTGGCGGCGGTGCGGGAAGCGGAATCGGCCATGCTCGAATTCTACCCAACGGTTGCAGCTGCAAAGGCAGCCTTGACAATGGTTGCCTAAGCAATTAATATCGGCGTCCGATGCAAGACAACGATTCCATGCCATCGCCGGCGCCGCCACGCGCCGCCGCGCCCGACTTCTACCGGCCGGAGAGCTATGCCGCCGAGGACAGCGTGGGCTACCTCATGCGGCGGGTCCTCAACGCCATGAGCCAGGCGGTCGACGGCCAGCTGTGCAAGCCCGACTCGCCCACGTACCCGCAGTGGCTGCCGCTGCACAAGCTGCACGTCGGCAAGGCGCAGACCGTGGCCGAGCTGGCGCGCGAATGCATGCTCGACGCAGGGTCGATGACCCGTCTGCTCGACCGCCTGGAGGCCAAGGGGCTGTGCCGCCGGGTGCGATCGGTGACCGACCGGCGCGTGGTCAACATCGAACTGACCGATGAAGGCAGCGCGGCGGCCCAGCAGGTGCCCGAAGTGCTTTGCAAGGTGCAGAACGAGTTCCTCGCCGGTTTCGAGGCCGACGAATGGAACCAGCTCAAGGGCTATCTGCGTCGCATCCTCGACAACACGCAGGCCTACGCGGCCCAGGCAGGAAAGAAATGACTCCCCGACTCCCATCGTCCGCCGCCATGACCTTCGCGGCCACCGTCGTCGCCGCGGTCGTCGCGGCTCTGACGCTGACACTCACCGGCTGCGCCGACATGGCCGGCATCGACTCGCACGCCCGCCTGCGCGACGCCGCGTCGCTCGGTCTCGGCGCCGAGGCCACCGCCCATGCGCCGCCGCCCGCCGACCCGGCCGAGGCGCGGGCCGCCGCGATCCCCGGCGCGATGCTGCCCGATGCGCGCTGGTGGGTCGGCTTCGGCGACGCCCGACTCGACGCCCTGGTGGCGGAGGCGCTGGCCGACAGCCCGAACCTGCGCTCGGCCCAGGCCCGCCTGGCGCGCG harbors:
- a CDS encoding MarR family transcriptional regulator; amino-acid sequence: MPSPAPPRAAAPDFYRPESYAAEDSVGYLMRRVLNAMSQAVDGQLCKPDSPTYPQWLPLHKLHVGKAQTVAELARECMLDAGSMTRLLDRLEAKGLCRRVRSVTDRRVVNIELTDEGSAAAQQVPEVLCKVQNEFLAGFEADEWNQLKGYLRRILDNTQAYAAQAGKK